Proteins encoded within one genomic window of Sphaerotilus montanus:
- a CDS encoding ammonium transporter: MNELINLVWVGICTALVFFMQAGFALVEGGLSRAKNSINVIMKIYLGTCFIGVSFWAVGYGLAFGPSVEGLIGGGSFAPQKLGATDAVGLLYQMMFATTAVTIVSGAVAERMRYSAYLAFAALMALVIYPVYAHWAWNPGGWLKQMGFIDLAGDGAVHSVGAWCALAGLLALGPRLGRFGKNGEVRDIPGHNLPMVALGGFILWLGWFGFNGGSISGIESGQLGTVLLNTYLGGCAGGIGALAFMRLTGRPVLMSASVNGSLAGLVSLTAGAATLNPVTAIVTGLIAGALTTWGAEALRQRRIDDTVDAIAVHGLGGTWGLLAAGLFFEGDLFSGSRVMVQVLGAVAAFAWAFPMAYVCFKLVDKLIGLRAPTLNEQRGLDYTEHHEIGYPEFQNSPGQMHKEA, translated from the coding sequence ATGAACGAACTGATCAACCTCGTCTGGGTGGGCATCTGCACCGCCCTCGTGTTTTTCATGCAGGCTGGCTTCGCGCTGGTCGAGGGCGGCCTCTCGCGCGCCAAGAACTCGATCAACGTGATCATGAAGATCTACCTGGGCACCTGCTTCATCGGGGTGAGCTTCTGGGCGGTCGGCTACGGTCTGGCCTTCGGTCCCTCCGTCGAGGGACTGATCGGCGGCGGCAGCTTCGCGCCGCAGAAACTCGGCGCAACCGACGCGGTCGGCCTCCTCTACCAGATGATGTTCGCGACGACTGCGGTGACCATCGTCTCCGGCGCCGTGGCCGAGCGCATGCGCTACAGCGCCTACCTGGCCTTCGCCGCACTGATGGCCCTGGTGATCTACCCGGTCTATGCCCACTGGGCCTGGAATCCGGGCGGCTGGCTCAAGCAGATGGGCTTCATCGACCTCGCGGGCGACGGCGCCGTGCACTCGGTGGGCGCCTGGTGCGCACTGGCCGGCCTGCTGGCCCTCGGCCCGCGCCTGGGTCGTTTCGGCAAGAACGGTGAAGTGCGCGACATCCCCGGCCACAACCTGCCGATGGTGGCGCTGGGTGGCTTCATCCTGTGGCTGGGCTGGTTCGGCTTCAACGGCGGCTCGATCTCCGGCATCGAGAGCGGCCAGCTGGGCACCGTGCTGCTCAACACCTACCTCGGTGGCTGCGCCGGTGGCATCGGCGCACTGGCCTTCATGCGGCTCACCGGCCGTCCGGTGCTGATGAGCGCCTCGGTCAACGGCAGCCTGGCCGGACTGGTCTCGCTGACGGCGGGTGCGGCCACGTTGAACCCGGTCACGGCCATCGTCACCGGCCTGATCGCCGGCGCACTGACCACCTGGGGTGCAGAAGCCCTGCGCCAACGCCGCATCGATGACACCGTGGACGCCATCGCGGTGCACGGCCTGGGTGGCACCTGGGGCCTGCTCGCCGCCGGCCTGTTCTTCGAGGGGGACCTGTTCAGCGGCAGCCGCGTGATGGTGCAGGTGCTCGGCGCCGTGGCGGCCTTCGCCTGGGCCTTCCCGATGGCCTATGTCTGCTTCAAGCTGGTCGACAAGCTGATCGGCCTGCGTGCGCCCACCCTGAACGAGCAGCGTGGACTCGACTACACCGAGCACCACGAGATCGGCTACCCCGAGTTCCAGAACTCGCCGGGCCAGATGCACAAGGAAGCCTGA
- a CDS encoding FimV/HubP family polar landmark protein codes for MLPPPLKRHLLSLALALTVGPVLAQTAAAPAGAGTPAASSSRTTVEQDNLWDIAGQLAPVLGATRQQVMVAVLRRNPEAFVKGNIHRLRRGVPLVLPGRDEVLAEDRAGATTLVAEHLKAMRGGQVLASLPALARVPSTTPVAPPASAPVPAPPPKVDAPASVAAPPVVAKPPEPAPAPPPAPEPAPASAPVPAVEPVASAPADSASEAASAVATGGSSSVPRILPWLLVLGGLAGGVILWRRRRAGFQPDAAPPEFANSLSATRTGGPRVFDISNAAAEMARSVETSQVATQLVRSDTAMGDEVDVSRLTEQAALKLEIARASLEVGRPDDARALLQAVVREGSGRHAAEAAEILARMG; via the coding sequence ATGTTGCCACCCCCCCTGAAGCGTCATCTTCTCTCCCTTGCGCTGGCCCTGACGGTCGGACCGGTCCTGGCCCAGACAGCGGCCGCGCCTGCGGGCGCCGGCACGCCTGCCGCGTCCAGCTCGCGCACGACGGTGGAGCAGGACAATCTCTGGGACATCGCCGGGCAGCTGGCACCGGTTCTGGGAGCGACCCGGCAGCAGGTCATGGTGGCCGTGCTGCGCCGCAATCCGGAGGCCTTCGTCAAGGGCAACATCCACCGCCTGCGCCGGGGCGTGCCGCTGGTGCTGCCCGGTCGTGACGAGGTGCTGGCCGAAGACCGGGCCGGCGCGACCACGCTGGTGGCGGAGCATCTGAAGGCGATGCGCGGTGGCCAGGTGCTGGCGTCGCTGCCTGCGCTGGCGCGGGTCCCGTCCACGACGCCGGTGGCCCCGCCGGCGTCCGCTCCCGTGCCGGCACCGCCCCCCAAGGTCGACGCGCCGGCTTCTGTGGCAGCGCCGCCGGTCGTTGCCAAGCCGCCGGAGCCCGCACCCGCACCTCCGCCGGCGCCCGAGCCTGCCCCGGCGTCCGCGCCCGTCCCTGCCGTCGAGCCGGTGGCCTCGGCCCCCGCCGACAGTGCCTCGGAGGCGGCCAGTGCCGTGGCGACCGGCGGCAGTTCCTCCGTGCCGCGGATCCTGCCCTGGTTGCTGGTGCTGGGTGGTCTGGCGGGGGGCGTGATCCTGTGGCGTCGCCGGCGTGCAGGCTTCCAGCCTGACGCGGCACCGCCGGAGTTTGCCAATTCGCTGAGTGCCACCCGCACCGGTGGTCCGCGCGTGTTCGACATCTCGAACGCCGCGGCCGAGATGGCCCGTTCGGTGGAAACCTCGCAGGTGGCCACCCAGCTGGTGCGCAGCGACACGGCCATGGGTGACGAGGTGGATGTGTCCCGGCTCACCGAGCAGGCGGCACTGAAGCTGGAGATCGCCCGCGCCAGCCTCGAAGTGGGCCGCCCGGACGATGCCCGCGCGCTGCTGCAGGCGGTGGTGCGCGAGGGTTCGGGTCGTCACGCGGCGGAGGCCGCCGAGATCCTCGCACGCATGGGCTGA
- a CDS encoding PhnD/SsuA/transferrin family substrate-binding protein — MLKIIANQEADCGFFLKEAFDDLSAPIRRQLRPVMTSQISLVHHVLLVGPRCADLRESLQTLVLGMAEPGSDGRATLQALGLSGWDRQDQEDTEFMIDLMDTLMV; from the coding sequence TTGCTGAAGATCATTGCTAATCAGGAGGCCGATTGCGGTTTCTTCCTCAAGGAGGCGTTCGATGATCTGAGCGCCCCGATCCGCCGGCAACTGCGCCCGGTGATGACCAGCCAGATCAGTCTGGTGCACCACGTGCTGCTGGTGGGGCCGCGCTGCGCCGACCTGCGCGAGTCGCTGCAGACGCTGGTGCTGGGCATGGCCGAGCCGGGCTCGGATGGCCGGGCCACGCTGCAGGCGCTGGGTCTGAGTGGCTGGGACAGGCAGGATCAGGAAGACACCGAATTCATGATCGACCTGATGGACACCTTGATGGTGTGA
- a CDS encoding IS1595 family transposase — MPMNRIQFQQGMSLPEFMSSFGTEEQCAEAVKQARWPQGFECPRCGTAAHYVVGQGARKLYQCNGCRHQTSLTAGSLFASTKLPLRTWFLAIYLLSQAKTGLSALALKRQVGVSYPTAWLMHQKIMHAMAERESQHRLDGTVQLDDAYLGGERSGGKAGRGSENKVPFVAAVSVNDQGHPQYVKLAPVSGFTLEAVGQWAQAALMPGARVVSDGLGCFAAVTSAGCLHTPIVVGQRKPRELPEFTWVNTVLGNLKTTLSGAFHAFKYPKYASSYLAAFAYRFNRRFDLRELVARLIIDVSRCKPRAQRVVRGNAEDRC, encoded by the coding sequence ATGCCGATGAACCGAATCCAGTTCCAGCAAGGGATGTCGCTGCCGGAGTTCATGAGCAGCTTCGGCACGGAAGAGCAATGCGCCGAGGCGGTCAAGCAGGCACGCTGGCCCCAGGGCTTCGAGTGCCCGCGCTGCGGCACTGCGGCGCACTACGTGGTGGGCCAGGGCGCACGCAAGCTGTATCAATGCAACGGCTGCCGCCACCAGACTTCGCTGACCGCGGGCAGCCTGTTCGCGAGCACCAAGCTGCCGCTGAGAACGTGGTTCCTGGCGATCTACCTGCTCAGCCAGGCCAAGACGGGGCTGTCGGCGCTGGCGCTCAAGCGGCAGGTGGGCGTGAGCTACCCGACGGCGTGGCTGATGCACCAGAAGATCATGCACGCGATGGCCGAGCGGGAGAGCCAGCACCGGCTCGACGGCACGGTGCAGCTCGACGATGCCTACCTCGGCGGGGAGCGCAGCGGCGGCAAGGCGGGTCGGGGTTCGGAGAACAAGGTGCCGTTCGTGGCGGCGGTCTCGGTCAATGACCAGGGGCATCCGCAGTACGTCAAGCTCGCGCCGGTGAGCGGCTTCACGCTGGAGGCGGTGGGCCAGTGGGCGCAGGCGGCGCTGATGCCGGGAGCGCGGGTGGTCAGCGACGGGCTGGGGTGCTTCGCCGCGGTCACCAGCGCGGGCTGTCTGCACACGCCGATCGTGGTGGGGCAGCGCAAGCCGCGCGAGCTGCCCGAGTTCACCTGGGTCAACACGGTGCTGGGCAACCTGAAGACGACGTTGTCGGGTGCGTTCCATGCGTTCAAGTACCCCAAGTACGCCAGCAGCTACCTGGCAGCGTTCGCCTACCGCTTCAACCGTCGGTTCGACCTGCGCGAGTTGGTGGCTCGGCTCATCATCGATGTCTCGCGGTGCAAGCCTCGGGCTCAGCGGGTCGTTCGGGGGAATGCTGAGGATCGTTGCTAA
- a CDS encoding PhnD/SsuA/transferrin family substrate-binding protein has protein sequence MTLELTVSPDFSPEHIAGWYVFNTWLQRKLGVRIHLELYEDFSAQRQAIAADKVDLIYANPYDAAMLVREKGFVAIAAPQGKADEVVIAVPVDSPAQSVEDLQPGLRLAVTRDPDVNLIGMILLESADLTRDNTQTQQVSTYVVLARTLLQGKADPD, from the coding sequence GTGACCCTGGAACTGACCGTCAGCCCCGACTTCTCGCCCGAGCACATCGCCGGCTGGTATGTGTTCAACACCTGGCTGCAGCGCAAGCTCGGCGTGCGCATCCACCTGGAGCTGTACGAGGACTTCTCGGCCCAGCGCCAGGCGATTGCCGCCGACAAGGTCGACCTGATCTACGCCAACCCCTACGACGCGGCCATGCTGGTGCGCGAGAAGGGGTTCGTGGCCATTGCCGCGCCGCAGGGCAAGGCCGACGAGGTGGTGATCGCTGTGCCGGTGGACTCGCCCGCACAGTCGGTCGAGGACCTGCAGCCGGGCCTGCGCCTGGCCGTGACCCGCGACCCGGACGTCAACCTGATCGGCATGATCCTGCTGGAGTCGGCCGATCTGACCCGCGACAACACGCAGACGCAGCAGGTCTCCACCTACGTCGTGCTCGCCCGAACCTTGCTTCAGGGCAAGGCCGATCCTGATTAG
- a CDS encoding PAS domain-containing protein: MTDMREADLVPTATPRELMLGYFDGRTRRVLVVDEEVPYPDGKLIVSRTDPTGIITHANQAFVDMSGYERDELIGENHCILRHPDMPAAAFRDLWDTVGRGSKWQGYVKNLRKDGAHYWVFATAIPNVRDGRVVGYTSVRRKPSRAKVNEYTALYARMRAEELK; this comes from the coding sequence ATGACCGATATGAGAGAGGCTGACCTGGTGCCGACGGCGACGCCGCGCGAACTGATGCTCGGCTACTTCGACGGACGGACCCGGCGCGTGCTGGTGGTCGACGAGGAAGTGCCGTATCCGGACGGCAAGCTGATCGTCTCGCGCACCGATCCCACCGGCATCATCACGCACGCCAACCAGGCCTTCGTGGACATGTCGGGTTACGAGCGGGACGAGCTGATCGGCGAGAACCACTGCATCCTGCGCCATCCGGACATGCCGGCAGCGGCGTTCCGGGACCTGTGGGACACGGTCGGGCGCGGCAGCAAGTGGCAGGGCTACGTGAAGAACCTGCGCAAGGATGGCGCCCACTACTGGGTCTTCGCCACCGCGATTCCCAATGTGCGTGACGGCCGCGTCGTGGGCTACACCTCGGTGCGCCGCAAGCCGTCGCGCGCCAAGGTCAACGAATACACCGCGCTGTATGCACGGATGCGTGCCGAGGAGCTGAAGTGA
- a CDS encoding roadblock/LC7 domain-containing protein: protein MREDLLNSILSELNGSTADIEASAVLSTDGLMMASMLPAGMDEDRVGAMSAAMLSLGDRTSRELARGELEQVLVKGAKGYVLMTYAGRDSVLTALCKPNSRLGLIFLDVKRAADAISKVI from the coding sequence ATGCGTGAAGACCTGCTGAACTCGATCCTGAGCGAACTCAACGGATCCACCGCCGACATCGAAGCCTCGGCCGTGCTGTCCACCGACGGCCTGATGATGGCCTCCATGCTGCCCGCCGGCATGGACGAGGACCGCGTCGGTGCGATGAGCGCCGCCATGCTGTCGCTGGGTGACCGCACGTCGCGCGAACTGGCCCGGGGCGAGCTGGAGCAGGTGCTGGTCAAGGGGGCCAAGGGTTATGTGCTGATGACCTACGCCGGCCGCGACTCGGTGCTGACGGCACTGTGCAAGCCGAATTCGCGTCTGGGCCTGATCTTTCTTGACGTCAAGCGCGCTGCCGATGCCATCAGCAAGGTCATCTGA
- a CDS encoding GTP-binding protein has product MAQTDHKIIFTGPVGAGKTTAIASISDIEPIRTDEHASDMTQKRKSATTVAMDYGMIRLGPKEKVHLYGTPGQERFDFMWDILTKGGIGLVLLLDNTRPTPFEDMRFYIKAFKEFIDGTRLVIGVTQMDARRTPTIDEYVRQLAELDVSAPIFEVDARQRTDVSTLIEALLLQIDPTL; this is encoded by the coding sequence ATGGCCCAAACCGATCACAAAATCATCTTCACCGGACCCGTCGGTGCAGGCAAGACCACCGCCATCGCCTCGATCAGCGACATCGAGCCGATCCGTACCGACGAACACGCGTCGGACATGACCCAGAAGCGCAAGTCCGCCACCACCGTGGCGATGGACTACGGAATGATCCGCCTGGGACCGAAGGAGAAGGTCCACCTGTACGGCACGCCCGGCCAGGAGCGCTTCGACTTCATGTGGGACATCCTGACCAAGGGCGGCATCGGCCTGGTGCTGCTGCTGGACAACACGCGCCCGACCCCGTTCGAGGACATGCGCTTCTACATCAAGGCGTTCAAGGAATTCATCGACGGCACCCGGCTCGTGATCGGCGTGACGCAGATGGACGCCCGCCGGACGCCCACCATCGACGAGTACGTGCGCCAGCTGGCCGAACTGGACGTGTCCGCGCCCATCTTCGAGGTGGATGCCCGTCAGCGCACCGATGTCTCGACGCTGATCGAGGCGCTGCTGCTCCAGATCGATCCGACCCTCTGA
- a CDS encoding bactofilin family protein: MRFGRTKQRGDPVQERIDCLVGSGTTVTGDLTFAGGLRIDGHVEGDVIVSPAIPGTLVIGDGGSVAGDVRVSHLIVFGRVLGTVYASGLVDLRISAQVDGDVHYGAIEIEKGAVVEGHLVKHKTAGAIQ; this comes from the coding sequence ATGCGATTCGGCCGTACGAAACAGCGGGGCGACCCCGTGCAGGAGCGCATCGACTGTCTGGTGGGCTCCGGCACCACCGTGACGGGCGACCTGACGTTCGCTGGCGGGTTGCGGATCGACGGGCACGTCGAAGGCGATGTCATCGTGTCGCCCGCCATTCCGGGGACACTGGTGATCGGCGATGGGGGCAGTGTCGCCGGGGATGTCCGGGTGTCGCACCTGATCGTGTTCGGCCGGGTGCTGGGCACGGTGTACGCCAGCGGACTGGTGGACCTGCGCATCAGTGCCCAGGTGGACGGTGACGTGCACTATGGTGCGATCGAGATCGAGAAGGGCGCGGTGGTCGAGGGCCATCTCGTCAAACACAAGACGGCGGGTGCAATTCAATGA
- the miaB gene encoding tRNA (N6-isopentenyl adenosine(37)-C2)-methylthiotransferase MiaB: MSTDTDLPTTAAPDTAPVPAGKKVYIRTFGCQMNEYDSDKMSDVMRAAEGYTPTNDPEEADLILFNTCSVREKAQEKVFSDLGRVRHLKAKGVMIGVGGCVASQEGAAIIERAPYVDVVFGPQTLHRLPQLLAQRKAIGRQQVDISFPEIEKFDHLPPARVEGASAFVSIMEGCSKYCSYCVVPYTRGEEFSRPFEEVLTEVAGLADQGVKEVTLLGQNVNAYRGKMGGTSEIADFAMLIEYVAEITGIQRIRYTTSHPNEFTQRLVDVYAKVPQLVNHLHLPVQHGSDRILAGMKRGYTVLEYKSTIRKIRAVRPDISLSTDFIVGFPGETDDDHARTMKLIEDIGFDSSFSFIFSPRPGTPAAALHDDTPADVKLKRLQHLQATIEDNVRRISASRVGTVQRILVEGPSRKDPTELMGRTECNRIVNFPGGPNPARLVGQMLDVTIVSAMPHSLRGEVCITR, encoded by the coding sequence ATGTCCACCGACACCGATCTCCCGACCACCGCCGCCCCCGATACCGCGCCCGTGCCTGCCGGCAAGAAGGTCTACATCCGCACCTTCGGCTGCCAGATGAACGAGTACGACTCGGACAAGATGTCCGACGTGATGCGCGCCGCCGAGGGCTACACCCCGACCAACGACCCGGAAGAAGCCGACCTGATCCTGTTCAACACCTGCTCGGTGCGCGAGAAGGCGCAAGAGAAGGTGTTCAGCGACCTCGGCCGCGTGCGCCACCTGAAGGCCAAGGGCGTGATGATCGGCGTGGGTGGGTGTGTCGCGAGCCAGGAAGGGGCGGCCATCATCGAGCGCGCGCCGTATGTGGACGTGGTGTTCGGTCCGCAGACGCTGCACCGCCTGCCGCAACTGCTGGCGCAGCGCAAGGCGATCGGCCGCCAGCAGGTCGACATCAGCTTCCCCGAGATCGAGAAGTTCGACCACCTGCCGCCGGCGCGGGTCGAGGGTGCCTCGGCGTTCGTCTCGATCATGGAAGGCTGCTCGAAATACTGCTCGTACTGCGTCGTGCCCTACACGCGCGGCGAGGAGTTCAGCCGGCCGTTCGAGGAGGTGCTGACCGAAGTCGCCGGACTGGCCGACCAAGGGGTCAAGGAGGTGACGCTGCTCGGCCAGAACGTCAACGCCTACCGCGGCAAGATGGGTGGCACCAGCGAGATCGCCGACTTCGCGATGCTCATCGAGTACGTCGCCGAGATCACCGGCATCCAGCGCATCCGCTACACCACCAGCCACCCGAACGAGTTCACGCAGCGCCTGGTCGACGTCTACGCCAAGGTGCCGCAGCTCGTGAACCACCTGCACCTGCCCGTGCAGCACGGCAGCGACCGCATCCTCGCCGGCATGAAGCGCGGCTACACGGTGCTCGAATACAAGAGCACGATCCGCAAGATCCGCGCGGTGCGGCCGGACATCAGCCTGTCGACCGACTTCATCGTCGGCTTCCCCGGCGAGACCGACGACGACCACGCCCGCACGATGAAGCTGATCGAGGACATCGGCTTCGACTCCAGCTTCAGCTTCATCTTCAGTCCGCGCCCCGGCACGCCCGCCGCCGCACTGCACGACGACACGCCAGCCGACGTGAAGCTCAAGCGCCTGCAGCACCTGCAGGCGACGATCGAGGACAACGTGCGCCGCATCAGCGCCAGCCGCGTCGGCACCGTGCAGCGCATCCTGGTCGAAGGCCCGAGCCGCAAGGATCCGACCGAGCTGATGGGCCGCACCGAGTGCAACCGCATCGTCAACTTCCCAGGCGGGCCGAACCCGGCGCGGCTGGTGGGTCAGATGCTGGACGTGACCATCGTCAGCGCCATGCCGCACTCGCTGCGCGGCGAGGTGTGCATCACCCGTTGA